In one window of Hevea brasiliensis isolate MT/VB/25A 57/8 chromosome 10, ASM3005281v1, whole genome shotgun sequence DNA:
- the LOC131169442 gene encoding probable mannitol dehydrogenase, producing MVTREKFIVQLMKLGNLPAEPENDVVEWRQGADEARDRGGSIKGITLTHQQKIQALEFVKEKMADKLPEEEHPKVAFGWAARDQSGVLSPFKFSRRATGEKDVSFKVLYCGMCHSDLHMIKNEWGNSTYPLVPGHEIVGVVTEVGSKVEKFKVGHKVGVGCMVGSCYSCDNCTNDLENYCSQMILTYSAKYYDGTITYGGYSDIMVADEHFVVRIPDSLPLDATAPLLCAGITVYSPLKYYGLDKPGFHVGVVGLGGLGHMAVKFAKAMGAKVTVISTSPNKKQEAIKRLSADSFLVSRDQDQIQAATGTMDGIIDTVSASHPLLPLTGLLKSHGKLILVGAPEKPFELPAFPLLMGRKVVGGSCIGGMKETQEMVDFAAKHGITSDIEVIPVEYVNTAMERMLKADVRYRFVIDIGNTIKSSI from the exons GTATCACTCTCACCCATCAACAAAAGATTCAGGCCTTAGAGTTTGTAAAGGAGAAAATGGCAGACAAATTGCCAGAGGAAGAGCATCCCAAAGTGGCATTCGGATGGGCAGCTAGAGACCAATCTGGGGTCCTCTCTCCCTTCAAATTCTCCAGGAG AGCAACAGGAGAGAAAGATGTTTCTTTTAAGGTCCTGTATTGTGGGATGTGCCACTCGGACCTTCACATGATCAAGAATGAATGGGGCAATTCCACTTACCCTCTCGTTCCTGG GCATGAGATTGTGGGAGTGGTGACAGAGGTGGGGAGCAAGGTGGAAAAATTCAAGGTGGGACATAAAGTGGGTGTGGGCTGCATGGTGGGATCATGCTACTCCTGCGATAATTGCACAAACGATCTTGAAAATTATTGCTCACAAATGATACTCACCTATTCTGCCAAGTACTACGATGGAACCATCACTTACGGCGGCTACTCCGATATCATGGTTGCTGATGAGCACTTCGTTGTTCGTATTCCAGATAGCCTGCCTCTTGATGCAACTGCTCCTCTCCTTTGTGCTGGGATCACAGTATACAGCCCCTTGAAATATTATGGACTCGACAAACCTGGATTCCATGTAGGCGTAGTTGGCCTTGGAGGGCTTGGTCACATGGCAGTGAAATTTGCCAAGGCTATGGGTGCCAAGGTTACTGTGATCAGCACCTCACCTAACAAGAAGCAGGAGGCTATTAAGCGTCTTAGTGCCGATTCATTTTTGGTTAGCCGTGACCAAGATCAAATCCAG GCTGCAACGGGTACGATGGACGGAATAATTGATACAGTGTCTGCAAGTCACCCTCTTCTGCCTTTGACTGGTCTATTGAAGTCCCATGGAAAACTAATTTTGGTTGGTGCACCAGAGAAGCCATTTGAGCTGCCTGCCTTTCCCTTGTTAATGG GGAGGAAGGTAGTGGGTGGTAGTTGCATTGGGGGAATGAAGGAGACACAAGAAATGGTTGATTTTGCAGCCAAACACGGCATAACATCAGATATTGAAGTGATCCCAGTGGAGTATGTGAACACTGCAATGGAGCGCATGCTGAAAGCTGATGTTAGATACCGATTTGTCATTGACATTGGCAATACAATCAAATCTAGTATTTAA